The segment GATAGCCATGGGGGCGACGTGGAACCGGTCACTGATTGAAGAGCTTGGAACCGCCCTCGGCCGAGAGTGCCGGTCCATGGGGGTAGAGGTTCTGCTAGGTCCTACCGTTAATATTATCCGCACGCCCCTTGGAGGGCGCAATTTCGAGGCTTATTCCGAAGATCCATACTTAACCGGAGAAATCGGTGTTGCTTTTGTCAGGGGGCTTCAGGGTCAGCATGTGGGGTGCAGTGTGAAACACTACATCGCCAACAACCAAGAGAAGAACCGTAACAGTGTCAGTGCCGAGGTCTCTGAAAGGACCCTAAGAGAGATTTACCTTCCCGGATATAAAAAAATTGTTCAAGAAGCCAACCCAATGACTTTTATGGCTGCTTATAACCGAATCAACGGGGTTTTTGCTTCTGAGCATACATACCTTATCGATGATATTCTGCGGGGGGTGTGTGGTTTCCAAGGAGTTGTTCTCTCCGACTGGGGTGCGGTACAAAGTACAGTCCCTTCGCTGACGGCGGGGCTCGATCTCGAAATGCCCGGCCCGGGAAACTTCTACGAAAAGCCTTTGCGCAAAGCCGTCAAAAACGGTGACGTCAGTGTAGAGCTGGTGGACGTGAGTACTCTAAGAATGCTGGAGTTAATTTTGAAAACAAGCTCTCTTAATAAAGACATTAGCGATACCACTTACGCCCTTTCTGCTGAAATGACAAAGAACCGCGTGCTGGCGCGAAGGGTTGCCGAAGAATCTATCGTGCTGTTGAAAAATGAGGCTGGTCTGCTTCCCATTAACCCTGATGCTGTAATGTCCATAGCAGTTGTAGGACCGAACGCCGACAGGGAAATCAGCCAGGGTGGCGGAAGCGCCCGCGTTACATCCCAGCACAACATTACCCCACTGGACGGTATAAGGAGTGTCAGTACTAAATACAGTGTCCCGGTCTCATCACATCCGGGCGTAGAGAATCACCCTGCGGTCCCTCTGATCGAACCAGCCCTGATCCTGCCTATGGAGGGCTCCCCCGAAGCGGGTCTAAAGGGAGAATATTATAAGTCACCAAATTTTTCGGGCTCTCCCTATAAGACAGTGACTGACAAGACACTTCGGATATTCGGTCTTGTCGAAGGAGACGATTCTTTCGCTTCCGTAAGGTGGTCCGGCGTTTTCACGGCACCGCAGACAGGTGAATATACGTTCAGTGCCAACGCAGGCCTCGGAAAGGCAAAAATTTTTCTGGATGGTAAAAAAGTTAGTTTCACCGATAAAACTCCACCGCTCTTTGGCGGCAGAATCCCTGGCGCAAGTATCGGATCTATCCTTTTAGCTGAGGGCAATCACCCCATAATGGTCGAGTATTCAGCTAGGATGAATTTTTTCATGCGCCTGCTGCTAAAACTGATGATGCCGGGAATGTCGGGTATTCTGGAAAGCTTCAGACTCCTGGAGATTGGGTGCCGGGTGCCGGAACCTGACATGAACATCGCCGTCGAGACCGCCAAAAATGCTGCCTTTGTAATTGTTGTTGCGGGAACACCCGATAACTACGAAACAGAGGGTGATGACAGGCCCTCTATGAAGCTTCCCGGCAGGCAGGATGAGTTCATCCGGGCGGTTTTGGAAGCAAACGAAAACAGTGTGGTTGTTATCAACAGCGGCTCCCCCGTTGAGATGCCGTGGGCAGACGACTGTCGCGCCATTGTTCAAATGTGGCTGCCGGGACAGGAGGGTGGTAGCGCCCTGGCCAACGTCCTGTTTGGTTCAGTCAACCCGTCTGGGAAGGTGCCGGTTACTTTTCCCAAAAAACTCGAAGATAATCCGTCCTTCAATAATTACCCCGGAGATAAAACGGTTAAATATGAAGAAGGCCTTTACATCGGTTACAGGCACTACGATTCCAGCGAAATAGAACCGTTGTTCCCCTTTGGACATGGCCTTTCATACACCCACTTCGACTTTGATTCTCTAGCGGCCCCCGATTCAGTAAAGATGGGAGATGAGTTTCAGGCGTCTCTAACCGTAACAAATGTGGGTGAAGTTGCGGGAAGTGAGGTTGTACAGCTTTACATAAGGGATCTTGTAGCCTCTGTCGATCGTCCTTACAAAGAACTGAAGGGGTTCAACAAAGTTCGCTTGGATCCGGGCGAGTCAAAGCGCGTAACTTTTTCTATAAACAAGCTCGACCTATCGTTTTATGACACCACATCTGGTGCGTGGGTCGCTGAGACAGGAGAATTTAAGTTGCTGGTTGGAAGCTCGTCAAAAGAGATAAAAAGCCAAAAGAGCATTTACCTTACCAGGTAGCTGTTGTTCCCAAGACTTGAGTCAAGTCTTATAATCTAGATCATACCACTCTTTCGTTTACCGAATCCCACTCCACCCGCCTGCCTTCCCGAAACGCTTTTGTAGCCATGTGGCACGCGATGGCCTCTTCAAAACCCACATCAATATTGCACTTGGGTGTTGTATCGTGACGTATCCCGTCTAGCCAATCCTTTATATGAAGATGGGAAGGATCCACTCTTTTTCCGCCGCGATAAGTGTACACAAGACCTTTACTGGCGAAATATCTGGTGCTGGCGGACGTAATTCCATCTATCTGTTTGGATCCCGGACTGTAGGCGAAAAGCGGTAGGGATGTGCTAATTTCCCCGCTGTCGATCTTCTGTCTAAACCTTGTTGATTGGTGATCTGCTGACACGCTCAACGGGCTGCTGGAGGCTGACCCCTCATTGCCGAGCTGCATGGTTGCGTCATGTCCCATAAACAGGTTGCCCCGGCTCCGCCCGGAGGCCAGGGTGGCACTGTAAATCAGCGTTAGATCGTTGTCGGGATATTCAAACGTTACCTGAAAAACGTCTGGCACGTCGCGCCCATCCTTATAGTGATAAATGCCACCACTGGCAACAGCATGCTTTGGAATTCCCACGTTCATTATCTGGTTGAAAGCGTCAAATTCATGAGAAAAAAGATCTCCCGACAGCCCCGTACCGTAATCATACCAACAGCGCCAGCGGAAGAACCTTTCCAAACTAAACGAAACTCTGTTCGGTGACGGCTGCTGGAAAGTCTTCCAATCGATGGTCTTTGGATTCCCTTCTGGATGAATATTATATACCCACGCACCACCGGGTGAATTGCGGTTGGTGGTTAACTCAACAAGCGTCACGCCACCCAGTATCCCACTTTCAACAATTCTTCTCGCCTGCTCATGTGTTTCCACCTGCCTGTTCTGGTGCCCGAGCTGGAACACATTCCCTGTCTCTTTTACCGCTTTCCGTACGGCGAATGTTTCTTCTATGGTCCGCGTCATACACTTTTCACAATAGACATGCTTGCCAGCTTCCAGAGCATCTATTGTTATGCGCGAGTGCCAGTGGTCCGGTGTGGCCACTATAACAGCATCAATATCTTTGCTGTCAAGAAGCTCTGTATAGTGTCTATACCGTTTTGCGCCTGTGAGTGCTCGCGTACCAGCGCCGGGCCTTATATCATTCCTCGAAGCGGTCATGGCCCTTTCAGCCCGCACATCGAAAAGGTCACACACACCGTTTAACACAACATTAAGATCTTGCTGCTCCATAAAGGTTTCAAAACCTTTATCAAGCCTGTTCTTCTCGGCATCTGACGCCTTCCTCTCCGTCCAGTCGGGGTGTGCGAAGCCGACGCCTCTTGTAAGGTGTTCTCCTCTACCGCCATAACCTATGATACCGAGCCGGATCAGTTCTCCCTGTGCTCTGGGCGGTACAACAGTAGGTGCCTCTATTTGCGTACCTAATTCGGCAAGTATGTTCATCTTTCTTAACCCGTCGAAGGCCCTCTTCTTCAAGAGTTCATAAACAAATAGCGCCATAGCAGGGATTGATGCGAGGGCCCTTAAGGCTTCCCGCCGACCAAATTTTATCCCTGAATCACTCGTTGACTGCGCGCCAGATTGTCCGTTTTTATCGTTCATGACCTACCTCACGTTTATTATTCCTGTTGGTTCCCCCGTGCCGTTGCCATCGCCGTTACTTCCTTCATCACCCAGATGATATCGACAAGATTGGGTCTAATCCAGGCCATTTCCACGCCTCTGCTCTCTGCATACTTAAGGATCTATGCTCATGGACTGTTGCGCCATGTGAGCGCCCCGGAATTTAGATGGCCTAACTCTCCCCTTCAACTTCTTCCTTAAACAACCGTAACTGCCAGATCCGCCACACCAAAACAGCTCTCTATGCCAATCTTACATACACGCCCTGTCAATAAGGTCTACCGGTGTGCATATTTGTCATACGCTCTTTGTTGGCACGCTCCTTGCCTTAAATGGGGTGAATGTCTGTTCTGGTAAAACTTAATAGAACAACTAAAGAAAAGGAGATAGAACAATGACACTCGTAAAATGGACACCCAGAATGACTGGTATAACCCCCTTCAGGTCGCGCTCGCTGTTGAGCGATTTTGACCGCCTTTTTGGTCCCGTCTTTCCGCTGGGACTAGATGGACAATCATCTCGTGGCGCCGAATGGCTTCCCGCCTTTGATGTGATGGAAAAGGACAAGGAATACGTGGTGCGCGTTGAGTCGGCCGGCATGGAGAAAGGTGATTTTAACGTGACTGTGAAAGATGGCGTCCTGACGATCACCGGCGAGAAGAAAGCGGAGGATGAAAAAGATGGCAACGACTACACCTACCGCGAATCCCGTTATGGTCGCTTCGCCCGCTCATTCCGCCTGCCTGACGAGGTTAACGAGAAGAAGGTCAAAGCCAATTATAAGAACGGCGTACTGACCATCTCCATTCCCCGCTCAAAACCGGTGGAAGTGAAAGAGCTTGAGGTAGAGATCAGCTAACAGCCCTCTCTAT is part of the Candidatus Neomarinimicrobiota bacterium genome and harbors:
- a CDS encoding Gfo/Idh/MocA family oxidoreductase, with amino-acid sequence MNDKNGQSGAQSTSDSGIKFGRREALRALASIPAMALFVYELLKKRAFDGLRKMNILAELGTQIEAPTVVPPRAQGELIRLGIIGYGGRGEHLTRGVGFAHPDWTERKASDAEKNRLDKGFETFMEQQDLNVVLNGVCDLFDVRAERAMTASRNDIRPGAGTRALTGAKRYRHYTELLDSKDIDAVIVATPDHWHSRITIDALEAGKHVYCEKCMTRTIEETFAVRKAVKETGNVFQLGHQNRQVETHEQARRIVESGILGGVTLVELTTNRNSPGGAWVYNIHPEGNPKTIDWKTFQQPSPNRVSFSLERFFRWRCWYDYGTGLSGDLFSHEFDAFNQIMNVGIPKHAVASGGIYHYKDGRDVPDVFQVTFEYPDNDLTLIYSATLASGRSRGNLFMGHDATMQLGNEGSASSSPLSVSADHQSTRFRQKIDSGEISTSLPLFAYSPGSKQIDGITSASTRYFASKGLVYTYRGGKRVDPSHLHIKDWLDGIRHDTTPKCNIDVGFEEAIACHMATKAFREGRRVEWDSVNERVV
- a CDS encoding glycoside hydrolase family 3 C-terminal domain-containing protein, with amino-acid sequence TQNIDRLNIPSLQLWDGPNGVRSNSGQPTTAFPVGIAMGATWNRSLIEELGTALGRECRSMGVEVLLGPTVNIIRTPLGGRNFEAYSEDPYLTGEIGVAFVRGLQGQHVGCSVKHYIANNQEKNRNSVSAEVSERTLREIYLPGYKKIVQEANPMTFMAAYNRINGVFASEHTYLIDDILRGVCGFQGVVLSDWGAVQSTVPSLTAGLDLEMPGPGNFYEKPLRKAVKNGDVSVELVDVSTLRMLELILKTSSLNKDISDTTYALSAEMTKNRVLARRVAEESIVLLKNEAGLLPINPDAVMSIAVVGPNADREISQGGGSARVTSQHNITPLDGIRSVSTKYSVPVSSHPGVENHPAVPLIEPALILPMEGSPEAGLKGEYYKSPNFSGSPYKTVTDKTLRIFGLVEGDDSFASVRWSGVFTAPQTGEYTFSANAGLGKAKIFLDGKKVSFTDKTPPLFGGRIPGASIGSILLAEGNHPIMVEYSARMNFFMRLLLKLMMPGMSGILESFRLLEIGCRVPEPDMNIAVETAKNAAFVIVVAGTPDNYETEGDDRPSMKLPGRQDEFIRAVLEANENSVVVINSGSPVEMPWADDCRAIVQMWLPGQEGGSALANVLFGSVNPSGKVPVTFPKKLEDNPSFNNYPGDKTVKYEEGLYIGYRHYDSSEIEPLFPFGHGLSYTHFDFDSLAAPDSVKMGDEFQASLTVTNVGEVAGSEVVQLYIRDLVASVDRPYKELKGFNKVRLDPGESKRVTFSINKLDLSFYDTTSGAWVAETGEFKLLVGSSSKEIKSQKSIYLTR
- a CDS encoding Hsp20/alpha crystallin family protein, which translates into the protein MTLVKWTPRMTGITPFRSRSLLSDFDRLFGPVFPLGLDGQSSRGAEWLPAFDVMEKDKEYVVRVESAGMEKGDFNVTVKDGVLTITGEKKAEDEKDGNDYTYRESRYGRFARSFRLPDEVNEKKVKANYKNGVLTISIPRSKPVEVKELEVEIS